GCTACTGCACACCGGATCACCAAAGCGCGCTCGATGCGCACGGCCCGTGCCCTGAGCACCGGCGAACATACGTGAACGTGCGCGCGGCGCAGGCCGATCATGATCTCGACGATGAATGGGGAGCGATCCCGTGAGTGCCGAGGACCTCGAGAAGTACGAGACCGAGATGGAGCTGCAGCTCTACCGGGAGTATCGCGACGTCGTCCGGCTGTTCAGCTACGTCGTCGAGACCGAACGCCGCTTCTACCTCACCAACGACGTCGAGCTGATCCAGCACAACGAGGGCGGCGAGACCTACTTCGAGGCGGTCATGCAGGATGCCTGGGTCTGGGACATGTACCGGCCGGCCCGGTTCGTGAAGAACGTCCGCGTGCTGACCTTCAAGGACGTCAACGTCGAAGAGCTGCCGAAGTCGGATCTCGAGGTCCCGGAAGAGCACTGAGTCACCTCACGGTGCTCCACAGCCGCCCCTGACAACCGACGAGTCCACAACCTTCTTCGACTGCTGTCGACGGCCGTTCCGCGGCTGCATCGTTGCGGTCGGAGGTGGTCGCGTGCTGGTCAAGGACTCGATCGGGAAGTACGGCGAGGAGCTCGCCACCCGGCATCTGGTCGGTGCGGGAATGCAGGTGCTGGCCCGCAACTG
The sequence above is a segment of the Mycobacteriales bacterium genome. Coding sequences within it:
- a CDS encoding DUF2469 domain-containing protein, whose product is MSAEDLEKYETEMELQLYREYRDVVRLFSYVVETERRFYLTNDVELIQHNEGGETYFEAVMQDAWVWDMYRPARFVKNVRVLTFKDVNVEELPKSDLEVPEEH